One window of the Branchiostoma lanceolatum isolate klBraLanc5 chromosome 3, klBraLanc5.hap2, whole genome shotgun sequence genome contains the following:
- the LOC136429087 gene encoding lactadherin-like — MRTLLVLMVAMIARLASSQVSGVSPGLYQPFGVQDNTTIPDRCMTASSQLDGSEAYRGRLNGDGAWQGTGQGFDFLAVDLQYNRYIYAIQTQGQGDGYVSTYRIGYQTDNSSALIFYSENGGSAKIFSGNSDNETIVQQNFNPYIYARYFLVNPQSFVGAPRLRIELLGVDALDVDDCASYPCVHGTCADGYLSYTCSCENGWEGTNCDQG; from the exons ATGCGGACGCTGTTGGTCTTGATGGTGGCAATGATCGCCAGGCTGGCATCTTCACAAG TGAGCGGCGTGTCACCCGGCTTGTACCAACCCTTCGGAGTGCAGGATAATACAACCATCCCGGATCGATGTATGACAGCTTCATCCCAACTAGACGGATCCGAGGCGTACAGGGGCCGTCTGAACGGCGATGGTGCGTGGCAGGGCACAGGACAAGGTTTTGACTTCCTGGCCGTGGACCTGCAGTACAACCGATACATCTATGCTATCCAGACCCAGGGACAGGGAGATGGCTACGTCAGCACCTACAGGATTGGATACCAGACGGACAACTCATCGGCTTTAATTTTCTACTCGGAAAATGGCGGGAGCGCAAAG ATCTTCAGCGGTAACAGCGACAACGAAACTATCGTCCAACAGAACTTCAACCCGTACATCTACGCACGGTATTTCCTCGTCAACCCTCAATCTTTCGTCGGGGCTCCAAGACTGAGGATAGAGTTACTTGGAGTAGATG CTTTAGACGTCGATGACTGCGCGTCTTACCCATGTGTACACGGAACTTGTGCGGACGGCTACTTGAgctacacctgtagctgtgagaacggctgggaagggaccaactgtgatcaaggttag